The following DNA comes from Poecilia reticulata strain Guanapo linkage group LG5, Guppy_female_1.0+MT, whole genome shotgun sequence.
AAAGGTGAGACATGGTAGTGGCAGTATTAGGCTGTGGGATCCCTTTTTTTTGGCAGAGAAACTGTAGAGAaccaaattaagaaaaataaacattgacaaAGGATGGTTTCGATCAAGGTAAATTCTAATGGTCTAAATCCAGTTTAGAGtccatggaaacattttgaaaattactGCTCACACATACTTTCCATCCAATCttacaatattttttgaatGAAAGAATGTGAGCATCTTTCAGACCCTAGAAAAGCTGATACAGTCCAAAAGATGTGGTTCCACAAAAAGGATGTAAAaatgtgcactgcaaaaaaaaacaagcaaacatgcATTGTCTTCTTCCACTTGACAATAATTGTCTGTTTTGCCCAATCATGAAATCATTCAAATCTAGAGGCCTTATAAATTTAAACTAACCCACCTAATACTACATATCAACAAGTGCTAAGAACCAATCAGCAGAAAAAGTTGTATTTCAAAGAACTGTTTGCACTTCTTTAACTGGTTTGCTTTAAAAGTCCCACTTTAAAAGTCCCACTGATAGAATTAGAtagtgaaacaataaaaacatttacgtacaaatatttactgaataaCCATCTGAAGATGAAAGAAAGTCAAGAACtactcaaataaaatgtatttaaaatttattgacAATTATGATCAGGTTTTTCTAAAAGCAAATGAATATCCGcttaatttgaaaactaaatgcCTACAGTAACGTACAGAACTGTTTACCCCCTCTGGCTGTTGAGCTGAAAATAGTCTCCCTTTTTTGGAGAACGTTGACGTTCAGTTTTAGCGACGTGGTGACGTCAGAGGGTGTGTCCAAACAGAGGACAGAGAGGGGACTCATTCTACAATGGGAGGTTTGTGCCTTTCTTTGACTAATAAAACgaaataaaagttcattttaccaCGAATCTTCCCGTCTGCAATGTTATACCCTGTCCGTCACGTCCATATGACGGCCATTACCGCACCAGTGCCGTCGTGGCGTTTTGTCTCGCTTGGTCAAAGACGGTgaaatgtcaatgttttgttttctgaaaagttcTCAAAATACCCATTTGACAGAAGTGGAGCCCGAGTctgaactttttattaataaaggTTTAATTCGGCAGGTTTTCAGATGCCCCACGAAACTTTTACGCGCTACAAAAACGCTTTCGAAAATGCTCAAATGTATtctcttttagcttttttttttatttaattgaaagcTAGTTTATTATCTGACAGCtgaaaaattaatttacttttctCTGCTACTGACAGATAGTTTTCGCGAGCAGCTGCTAGAGGACACTGTCTTCCTCAGAGCTGAGCAGAGACTGGACACGGAGCTGGTGGACAAACTCATCCTGCAGCTCAACAGAATCTACCCGCAGATCCTCACCGACAAGGAGGCCACGAGAGTAAGTCCCACTGATGCGTTCACTGTCTTAATCACACCAGGCTGTTTGCACCACGACCGAAAAATGTACgcaaaatccttaaaataattGGTTATTATTACATCGGGTGACCCCAAAATGCCTCACTTCTGTCCCAGTGAGCGTTGATGGTTTATTTTGACTTCTCCATCCTGGTCACTGTGCCTGGTGACAATAAAgttgtttcaattttttttgtaaatgttgctcTGACTAGGTATGAGCATAATAAGACCTTTAGCTACATTAATGCAGGCATTTCATGTTCTGTCTCCTTTGACGGCATgttgtgttttccattttgaagagtgggggagtaaataaatgtatgtctgtgccatgtctctctctctgtaaaACTGGTAATTAGTGACTATTTTAAGACTTtctgcagatatttaaaacatttgaatgcgTGACACGAGAGCCCACAAACTACAGTTTGATTACAACTGAGAAAAAGTACGCGCATTTGTTTGTCAGTTCAGAAATTTGGACGTACCAACAAGCGTCCGCCTGGGTGAACTCCTGACACATCTCCAGGGGAAAGGTGATGAAGCCTGCAGGGAGTTTTACAGAGCGCTCCACCTCCATGTGGAGGAGGTATACTACAGCTTGCCAACACGGCTAcgcctcagaggtttgtcaaAACAATTTTATCTCGGGTCATACGTCAGTTAGTTGTTtagatgtttcaaaaatatttcttgagactttttaatattttgctcCATCCATATCCCAGATCCTTTGAATCCACTCACAAGTCCACAGATCCACTCACAGGGAAGCGTTCTGAACGACAGAGGTAATGTGACACCTATGCaggttttctctctgtgtttgggTTGTTAGCATTTTCAGTTTGCGTAAGCAATGTTAGGAGACACAAAGATTCCACTTTGCAAGCATTTGCCGCAGCTACATAAGCTCATATTTCACCACGCAAATTATTTCTATGCCTTTTGCCTTTATGCCTCATGACGTTATGAGGACCTAGTATTCCACATACTGATGgctttcagcctttttttttattttctgaagaaGAATTTAATGTCTAAAGttgtttatgtttctgaaaTGGTTATTTTATAgactaataaatcaatattttacatatctacattgattttttacattacaatttGCCTTTGTTTTAAGATGTCAATGAACTTCAGAGTGAAACAACTCTTAATAATGTAATAAGTGCATTATTTATACAGAATGTTATCTATCATGGAACGAACCTGACTAAAAGCTGACCTCTGTATTCCTATGTACACTTTGCAGGTCCTCTCTTTTTCCTAGGCTGTTTCGGCTTTGCTGTGGGAATAGCTTTTCTCTATTACTATGacggtaattttattttcagttaaattgttTAATACGACCAGTTATACAATATATGTAAATGAACTGATTTGATGTGAAGAAGGTGCCTTTTTCTGCTTGTAGAAGCTAAAGTGTCGGGAGGCAGCCGGGCCCTTGGAATGGCCGCCCTCGGTCTGAAGAGAAAAGCGCAGGAGGTTCTTATTTGGTACACCGAAGAGGGCATAATGAAGTAATAAGGGTCATCTCCATACTTGGTGCGTCAGAATTTCTgacactacaaaaaaaatatgtgtttttttttctgattttgtacACATTATGAACTATGCAAAGTACGTATTGTTTTTGCTACTGATCTGAATGACAAGGGGAGACACAGCTGACACTTAGGTCACACTTAAAATATTGCTAAGTGGTTTAGGGATGAATACACTTGAGGGTAATACTgtgcaataaaataatgtaaatgatttttataCATAAATTTACCTAATTCTAtgctaattaaaataatcaaggGATGGTGAGTTCTTAAATAAAAGCACCAAcctctgcatttttttgttggtgtttgaGTTGATGAAATGTTAGGTTATTGGTTTTAGTCTGTGCTCagtgtatttctgtatgtaatTTACAGTCCATTGAGaccacattttaatattatgttttggaacaaccacaaattttaatatattttattggaattctgtatgacagaccaaaacaatatagtttataattatatttataatgactttcaacttttttctaCCAATAAAAACCTAATCTTTGTCAGATTTGCACAAATagacattgaaatatttttctaattcttCTTTGCCAAGTTGCTCAAGTTGTGTGATGGGATAGAAGTTTAAGACTTGCTATAAATTGTCAAGTGCATGTTTATGTGTCTGCTACAAGATGAACCTCTGATCAGTTTCTTTTGCAGCCCTTAGCAAGTTTTCATTCTCAATCTCCCAGACTTTTGTTCCATCTATCATCACCTCTACCCAGCTTTAATGTTTCTGCTGAAGACAAGTATCCCCACTGCATAATGATTCTCCTACCACCATGTTGGTTGTGACATTTTGCATGTTGgccaaaaaatgtttgtctttgtaGGTTTGCATTGCAACAAACATTTTCGATTCTCAGATAATATAGTGCTTTCCTAAATATGCAATGTTGGTTTACACACaactctttaaataatttactgtggttgttcactaatgttctctaacagtCCCCTAACGCCTTCACAGGACAGCTGTATTCatagaaattaaattacacacaggtggaaaataaaaaagtctgtgATCGTAGCATGAAAAAGATTTGGAATAGTTCAAGTAGCATGGATGCTTTTACCAGGCACCATATGTAAGAAATGCTCAAATTGGCgtaacaacataaagccaagtAAAAACAGATGGTCACAAACCTGTTTCCGTACCGCGATTACCATCTTGTGGACATGAAGGAAACTACATTATTAAACTTGTATTGAGTTTCATGGGGTCtttaaaaattgtttctcatattcaagcaaacaaaaattaaagcatGAAAATCTAAACAGCTTCAGATATTGCTAGAAGTATTTACTGGACTAATAATGTGGTAAAAGCGTGAATAGTTATCACGTGATACTCTCCGCCAATAATATCGCGCTTTTGAACGCAGTGCATTATGGGTATAGTTGTTACTAggaaaaagagtaaaaatgaacaaataaaattatgaaatttgTTGTTAGTTATCTTGATTCTGAgttgatttttctgtaaaataatacaattttgtagttttcttaTCTCGGTAAATGGAACCGTAAGTGAAACTGACGGTGAAGGTCGGTGTATATATAGTGTCGGAATAACTTTGAGTTTGTGTGTTGTATGAAAGGAGAGAAGGTTAGCACTCCCCTTGACAAGGATGGAATTGGCCCTTGTGGCCAGCAACACACATACGGTTAAGGCACTGCCACCTACTTCGTGGCATCTCtaaccaagttttttttttcagtttttttttttcatttgttattgGATAGCATTTTCTCTGCTAATTTTAAACATCTACATTCAAAAGGGTAGAACCATGTTTCCTGtataaaatgtgtaactgtaGAAAGGAAGTGCCCTCTTCTGATTTCCATTGACTTTGTTTCCTCTTGACAGAGCggacatttttaacttttcctgTTGGCCCGCTGTGATATCGTTCTCGAGGGAAACTGTAGTAGTATTTATAATGAAGCTCCAAACCCTTCCTGTATTATTTAAGCCTGGTTTGAGAAGTGGATTACTGCTATTGATGGAATATTTTCCTAACCTATGGCTATAtattgtcttgtgttttttttgtgaaataggTCACACTGCAAAACTTTAAGGATGCAAAAATGAATTACAATAATATATTATGTATCTACatggtttgtttctttttgttgtttttcttttttaagaaactAAAGCCACTGAGAGGGTCTTCGAAAACTAATGCTCAAGAGTGACCTcaattttgacatattttaaaatattttcttgaaggAAAACGCTAAATTTTTATCTTCactgtgtctttttttgtcaagaTGTGTCTACTGGAGAAATGCCTTACTTTTGCTGCAAGTACTATCATTTGTACAAGCTCTGattcattttgtaaataaaaaacaatggacagaaaataaaacttttctagttttatttaaaaaatatagtaCATGAGCAGTCACAGTGCATAGAAGtatttaaagctgtaaaatattttttgtttgtttaaaaaaagtaaataaaacatttaatcaaagcAACCGCACAATgaagtaaataaactaaaattattatttttttgcacaggGACCCAATCAGTAAGCATAGGATCTTGAGATTCTCTTCAAAAACGAAATAACAAATACATAACTGTATGTCTGCAATACCCgttaaaagagataaaaacagtacttaaaaacaaataaaaggcaGTACATTGTACGCTCAACCAGTGGTCGGGCTCACAGGCCTCTTCCACTGTTTGGTGGGTTAGACACTGAAAAGTTTGGGAAGCACTGACCTAATGTATGGAAGACAGtcaaaattattgcattttgcaTAGCACTTCAAAAAGCACGCACAGACCACATCATTattaaaaacttcaaactgtAAACAACACACCTCTCCTTCAGTAAAGCTGTGGTTCTGCATTgaataattttactttaactttgCTGAGGTTATACAGTCCGTCAATAACAAGCAGCAGGCATGCATACATACAACAAcagatatgaaaaatattttaacatgacAGGAAATGGTCACAATGATTGTGTCTTACAGACTTTTGCTCTTggtgtttttcattattttgcaCCAGTAACTGATGAGAAAATAAGAActaaccaaaacacacacagtcagacAATAGCAGCCAATTATGCAAAATGGCCATTTAActtgtgaataataataaaaactcatAATGTCTGGATGAGCAAGGAGCACGTCAAGAAGGCGGCGAATCTCGCGAGTGGGGCTGCTGGACGCCGAAGGCTGTGATGAAGACATTGACCACCACTATGACAAAGATGAAGGCCATGACACAGCTTTCCAAGATGTCCAGCTTGTCATGCATTCTTTCATCGTTCAGATTCCacttaactgaaaaaaaaaagcataatattTAGCTTATACTGAGCTGGAGAAACTACATTTTCCCACTAGGGGGCAGCAGCCAGTGACAGGCAGTTTCCTTTCATACCTTTGAAGTAATCATTTATGAAGGATTTGATAAACATTAACACCATCTGACAGTCCTGTCAATGGGGAATAACTATCTGACTCCTCCAGAGGGCGATGACATGCCTCATTAGTCTGGGAATCCAACATGTGGATCCGTTTTAAGCAGAGGTTGACCCCGTGTTTCCACTTCCCTTTTGCTGCTCCAGCTCTCCTGTGACTACATGCAGCCAATAGTAAACAGAACTCTTTCAAATTGGAACCAACTCACAGTAAAGGCAACCACTTTCTGTAAGGTTTCTATAAACACTTCCTCTCCCCCAACatagtatttttctttctgttaggATAAGATAAGGAAAGAGCAGGATGGGAGGCTGAGGTGGATTCACAACCGTCCAGAGTCGCTAAAACTTTCCACTTCTGGTTCTACTGCTTGGTCAAGccaaaatattcacatttcaaaGCAAGGAAATCTTTGTCAATTAATTTATACAAGTAATGGGTTAGCAAAGTAAGATCAGTGGTAACATTAGCTAAATAAATCCAGCTCGGTTTCAAAAACGTATTGCGATAGCCTTACTAATTAACCAGCTAATATCAACCTGTTTCCTCTGTTTCATACTCTAAAGAACAAAAGAGCTAATGGATAAATTATGCATTAAGTTCTTGAAAACAACTGCAAAGTTCAGCAGGTGtctcttctgtattttttttgcgTTACTTTATGTATTACAGTCAGAAATACAAcagatagcttttttttttaaatttaactgctGTAGCAATTAATGAATTACATTTCAGGATTGACCAATATTTATAATTAAGaataatttttcaaacatgataGTAGTAGTCTGACGGTTTGGGGCTGATTTGCTTCTTTCGAACCTGGAACATTTGCTGTAATTGATAGAAACATGAATCCTGTTTTATTAGAAAATCCTAAAGGTCAGTTTCTGGGCTTCAGTTTGTGACCTTGAGCTCTAGCAGACTTGGGTTGTAGAGCATGACGGTGCTCTAAAGCATATAGGCATGTCACCCTCtgaattgcttaaaaaaaacaccatgaaGTGTTGGAGTGACCTAGTTAAAGTTCAGACCTGGATTCAATTGAGATGCCGTGACTTTAAGCAATCCGTCCTCGGAAAACTGTCTTTTTAGCTTCGACCAAGCTAActttgtctgacattaaaatggTTGTTGAAAGGAAAAGCAAGAAATTTATAGCGGCACATACATTTTCAGAGCCACGTATGTTAACATTAATCGCCTTCCTATAAATATCTTCACTCAATAATGAGGAATACAACTAATGACAACTTGATTAAATGGAAACGAGGCAACAAAAATCCCCAGCTTACCTATAAAGATGAGCATAACTCCCACCACTACCTGTAAGATGAGAGAGATGCTGAGGAGAGTGATGAGGGGAACATAGAAGGTGAAGCCTGGTCCGTGCTCGAGAACGGCCTTCAGCTGCGAGGCGTTAGCCATCAGCAGAGCCACATCCAGCATGCTCTCTGCTGCGCTCTTCTTGTTGGCGTAATGGTTCATGTTCAGGGGTCTGCGCCGCCGCATGATGCCGTTTTCCCGATGAGGGACCTGAAAACGAACGCAAACCCCGACATCAGATTTAGGCTTTCAGAATTCTTTTTCCATGCCATCAACAAATGATTTTCAACATGAATACAAGCTGATAAGTTATCTGTGCAGATTTCAGTTCAACCTTACTCTAGATGAGCCCTTAATAAATGTCGGACTTCAGCCTCAATGCGTTGCCAAGGTTTCACTTTTACTCCTACTTATGTAAAATCGATCCTTCAAAAGTTActtcatctggaaaaaaaatctgacatcatactggaaatttattttcatctaaaaCGTACTGATCTTCTTTTCCGTTAGAAAACATAAGTGGGCAGAGGAAGAAGTGTGTGTGAGCACAAAGTTAGTCAACTTCTCACAACATACAGAGACGTAGGTTGTTTTTATGAAGAGCACTCCTGATAAACACAGTACGTGTAGAAAGTCATTGCAGTAAATCATCAAGACTTTAAGTacgtttttttgtaaaataaatcaaattatttagagagaaaagaaaaaagaacaaggtCGATGAGTAtagttgtaaaaacaacaaagaaaatcagaatGGAACACTTCCTAAAGTTTTGTTTGCAGTGGAAAAACTTAACAGAAGTGAAACTTCtcttttttgctgaaaagcagCAATTAGAAGGTTATTTACATGGCTCAGTAACAGGTCAAACAGAGCTATGGGAGGTCACTGAGGAGGTCATAGACGTACTTTATTTGAAAGGCTTGACAGCTCAGATACGGATGAATCAAACGTACCAAACACGTTACAAACACCCCTGATATCAAGCTGTATTTCAGTAGagtcagttcagtttttattttgggtgGAGCAACATTTGGTTGCCCAACACTGTCCTCGTTGTACCCAGAGTGGCAACATCACCCTGTGAACCTCTGAGGTTCACCTCTATTCCTCTTTCTGCAGCTTCACCAACAAGGTCAggtcacagaagaagaaaaaaagatgcttctGTGGTAAACCGCCACAGGGCGTCGTCATGAGGATCACAACCTGCCAACAGCTATAATCACTCTTTCCTTCTGAAACGTTACCAGTACGCATGCAGGCTTTTCCACTATCGAGCACAATGTTCTTATTAATACTTTAAAAGATTCCGATAGGCTTCTTTAGCCTAAATATTCTAAACAGCAGTAGTTAATCAGGATTTCAACTTCTAGCCTGCAGACTAACCGTTACAGAGACTTCTGATTCAGTCGCAGAGTACAAACATTCGTTAAGTAAACACTGGCAGTGTGACTGCTCAATGTCCTCTCAACCATAATGTTATTGTTGTACTGGAGGGACGCCTCGTGCGTTTCAGGACCCACAGTGAGGGTCCAAACCTAGAGAACATAAGCAAATGATAATTGCTGTTCATATCTAGGCTGACTTCTCTATTCATGTGCATTTATTGAATTCTCAGTTctttatcttcattttaaaacataaaataatgaagcTGACTATGTAGATATAAATCTTCAGTGGTCAGGCTTAAAATGTGGAACCTGAAAAAGAAAGTAGAAGTGGaaagcaaaagcaaagaaagaaagaaagaaacaaaggaaggaaTAAAGGAAGAAATACAGACAGactgaaagaaagaagaagttAGGGAAGggacaaataaaaagaacaaaataaacgtTGCAACAATAAGATGCGGAATAAAggctgaaaatacaaaaaataactttccaagaaaggaaaataaaattccagAGTTTTCCAAACAGTGAGAGAACACTATGAACATTATTACCTAAAAAATCTGTCATAAATATCAAGATGGTACAGAAAACTTCAGCGATGTTAGGCGGCAATAATGTTGTTTGTACGCTACATGCTTGCTATGATTTTGGCTCCAGTCTCGGCAGACCTGTAAATGTCCGAGAAGGATAGAAATGTAGGAGAAAATTcttatttaaatctgttttcattctgCTATGGAAATTATTAACAAAGTGTAGAGAAACTGTTAAGAAATGAGAAAGATCGATCTTTGTctctaaatgtttcatttcaaagGCCTGAAGCCGAAAGCCTGTCAGTGAAGACAGACCAGCAGAGAAGAGCAGAGCCCCCAACTACAGCTGCACACAAATCAAATACACTTCAGTTCAAaccacatcacacacacacacacacacacacacacataagaaAGCAAAAGTGGGAAAACGTATGTcagtaacagaaaataaaaaacaactagaTGCACAGACACTTTGAACCTTCTTTGCACTCTGTGGTTATCACCTGCATCATCTGACCTTCTAAATACACCTGCGTCTTGCACTACGTGTGCTTAGAAAACCACTTACACCCATACTGGCAAACGACATAAAACAGACACatctataaaaataacatttttaagaattcTTCCACTTCAATCCCCAACTCAAACTTgctaagtatttttttttatgttttacttgatcttataaattagcttttttttggcAAGTGCTGACCTACAAAATGTTAAAGTCATTATTTACTGCTGCTGTCACTCCTTGAATTCACAACATTCAGGTATCAGTGAGAACCGTCTCCACTCTCTTTCCTCATCTGTGTACAGTTACTGTCGGATCGcacttattattattagaaactTATTTCTTCTCACGAACTCATCCTGAGAAGAAAACCCCCTTTATAATGGAACACAAAAAACTTGTAGTCATCTGTGAccttacattttttgcacagtaTGAAAGGCCAAAATGCTATAAACAGATAATAATTCCCATGTTGCAATTATGGTTACATCAGTTTAGCACAATGGAgctattttatttggattttatgtgacatacTCTGCGTCTGTGTTTAAATGTTGGCCGTTTCCGTTTCCAGAATTAATCCCACATTAATGTCTATCATATTGTCATGGCCCTTTGCCTTTCCTCTACTGTATATTAATTGCATCCCCTTTCCAGGTTTTTCcttctggtttctttttttttttgtttgtctgtttcctccaattaaacatttaaagccagCTGTAGAAAACTTGGCtacaattttaaacaaacattagcaAATGCTAATCTTTAA
Coding sequences within:
- the card19 gene encoding caspase recruitment domain-containing protein 19 gives rise to the protein MGDSFREQLLEDTVFLRAEQRLDTELVDKLILQLNRIYPQILTDKEATRFRNLDVPTSVRLGELLTHLQGKGDEACREFYRALHLHVEEVYYSLPTRLRLRDPLNPLTSPQIHSQGSVLNDRGPLFFLGCFGFAVGIAFLYYYDEAKVSGGSRALGMAALGLKRKAQEVLIWYTEEGIMK
- the ninj1 gene encoding ninjurin-1, which codes for MATESIRMNGDADRSDDAGVPHRENGIMRRRRPLNMNHYANKKSAAESMLDVALLMANASQLKAVLEHGPGFTFYVPLITLLSISLILQVVVGVMLIFIVKWNLNDERMHDKLDILESCVMAFIFVIVVVNVFITAFGVQQPHSRDSPPS